The genomic DNA ATTCCATTTTATTGAGAAAATGATATATAAGAATACGCTTTCAAAGGAGCATTCATGAAAAAAGAGAAAATTATGCGCTTTATATATATGTACATAATTGTGTTCGCCATTCTAATCGGTGTGCAGTATGCATTTCTTGATGAAGTCAGCATTCTGAACTCGCTGTTTATGCCTGCAGTTGTTGCCTTTCTGTCACTGGCTGTCAGATCCAATGTTAAAAAAGAAGAGGAAGAAGTACGCAGAAACGAGTTTATGGGCAAAAAGAAATAGGTATTGAAAAGGAGCGTAGCCAAATCGGCTACGCTCCTTTAGATTTCACTTTATATTTTTATCGATGTTACTTTCGTTTCAGTATACGGCTCCAGTCCTTCCGGCGCACCTTCGCGGCCGATGCCGCTTTCTTTCATGCCGCCGAACGGAATATTTGCTGCACTTGGTGCACCGTTGTTCCAGCCGAGTACTCCAAAGTCCAGTTCTTCTGTTAATCTGATACCTGTCTTGTAGCTTTCAGTGAAGTAATAAGCTGCAAGCCCGTATTCTGTACCGTTTGCTTTCTTAATTGCTTCATCGAGATTCGAATAGCTCTGAATCGGCGCAAGAGGACCGAATGTTTCTTCGCTCATACAGATCATATCGTCTGTCACGCCGGTAATCACCGTCGGTTCCACAAAGTAGCCGTCTGATTTGTCGCCTTCACCACCTGTTGTAATTTTACCGCCTTTTTCAACAGCATCTTCAATGTGTTTCATTACTTTATCATAACCATCTTCATCAATTAACGGACCGATTTTCACACCGTCATCCATACCGTTGCCGACTTTAAGCTTTTTAACTTCAGCCGTAAATTTCTCTGTAAACTCATCCAGCACATCTTCATGCACGTAAAATCTGTTCGCACATACACATGTCTGTCCTGAGTTTCTGAATTTCGATGCAAGCGCACCTTCAACAGCTTTATCGATATCCGCATCACTGTGAACAATTAACGGTGCGTGCCCGCCAAGTTCCATCGTGACATTTTTAACTGTTACCGTTGCATCGCTCATCAGCTGCTTGCCGACTTCCGTTGAACCGGTAAATGTCAGCTTCATAATTTTATCGGACTGTGTAAACACTTCGCCGGCTTCACGGCCCGATGCATTGACGTACTGAATGATTCCTTCATCGAATCCTGCTTCCACTGCCAAATCGATAAACTTCGCCGCTGACATCGGCGTCGCACTTGCCGGTTTAACGATAAATGTGTTCCCTGCTGCCACAGCCGGTGCTGCTTTACGCGCCATCATGGCAACCGGGAAATTCCACGGTGTAATCGCCGCAACAACACCAATCGGGTGTCTGGTTACAACAACTCTCGTCTCATCATTATTCGCCGGTACAGTGCGTCCGTATATACGTTTCGCTTCTTCTGCATAATATTTAATATAGCTGTTGGCGTAATCGACTTCACCCATTGCTTCAGCCAGCGGCTTGCCGCCTTCAAGTGTTACAAGTTCTGCGATTTCCTGTTTATTCTCTTCGATTTTTTCTGCCCATTTGAAAAGTAAATCTGAACGGTCCTGTGCATTCATTTTTCTAAAGCTCTGAAATTTTTCGTGTGCGGTATTAATTTTATCTTCAATAGTTTCTTTGCTGTCTTTCTTAACACGTCCCGCTTCTTCCTGAGTCGCCGGGTTCATTACGATAATTTCTTCTGACATTCCATTCCCCTCCAAAATATAAAAAATCGTCCTATAAATAATTATAGGACGATTAATATCAATTTACAAAATTACAGGCTCTGATCGATTAATGCATTCGCAATTTCATCCAGGTCTTTTACCGTGTACTGGAATCTGCCGTGGAATACATATTTCAGGAAGAATGCTTCCAGGTCTTCCTGACCGACTAACACTCTGATCGAAGGATCTTCCGAATAGTTGGTAATTGAATAGTTGCCGTTGTCTTTCGGATTAAAGTAAATAATCGGTACGATGTCGTATTGTAATTTAAATTTGTTTTTAAGTTTTTCAGCAGTCACTTTCGTTTCGTCGATAATACCATTGTAATGGTTAACCGAAACATTTTCAGAATCTGCTTTTTCAAAGATTAATGTCTGTTCTTTCTGTTTGTCGAGCTCCAGTAAATCGAAGAATGATTCTACGTAAGGTACCGACTCAAACTGGTTTTCATTAATCCCGTGTAAAATATGACCGCTCCAGTATTTCGAATCAATCATGTAAATACCTGTACGTGTTAATACAAGGTGATCAATTTTACGAGTGTTTGTGTAGTTTCTTGATGGTAAATAAATGTTCGACAGAATAATCATATCCGTCTCACGGATTTTTTCATCTTTAACAAGTTTGTCTTTTAACTGAATTAAAGAAAGGTCAGTCAAATACTCGCCTTTATCTACAGTAAACTGATGCAGGCTCGAAAGTTTGTTATCGAGAAGCGTCGTATCGTTATGATACTTTTCGTTTAAAGTAGACATTTCTTTCTTGTGCTCTAAACGCTCTTCTTCTTGTTCACTCTCGTATTTTTCAACGAGTGACTCTTTTTCTTTCGAATATGTTTGTTCTACAGTCTTCACTTCATTGCGGTGTTTAAAGTAATACACTAAAAACCAGATTACAATGATAAGAAGTACTGCTGCGACCGCGATAAATATCGGATCTGTAAAAATATCAGTATTCATTTTATTCCTCTCTTTCGCAACTGCATGAATTAGCTATTTCTAAGAAGATCTTTCAGTGCATCGACTTTGTCCAGTCTTTCCCATGGCAGGTCGATGTCCGTGCGACCAAAATGTCCATAACTTGCAGTCTGTTTATAAATTGGTCTTCTTAAGTTTAGCATATCTATAATACCATCTGGTGATAAATTAAACAGTTCTCTGATGACTTCTGTAATTTTTGCTTCGTCATATTTCCCTGTTTCAAAAGTATCAACGGCGATAGATACAGGCTGTGATACGCCGATTGCGTACGCCAGCTGAATTTCACATTTTTCTGCGATACCGCTCGCTACGATGTTTTTTGCAATGTAGCGTGCTGCGTATGCTGCAGAACGGTCAACTTTAGTCGGGTCCTTCCCGCTGAATGCACCGCCGCCGTGACGGGCATATCCGCCGTACGTATCAACGATGATTTTACGGCCCGTAAGCCCCGCATCACCCTGCGGTCCGCCGATAACGAAACGGCCGGTAGGATTGATGAAGTATTTAGTTTCTTCATCAAGCAGTTCGGCAGGAACAACTTCCTGTACTACGTATTTCAGAAGATCATCATAAATTTGTGTTGCCGGAATGTTTTCGTGGTGCTGTGTAGAGATAACGATTGTGTCGACTCTCTTCGGTTTGCCGTCTTCTCCGTATTCAACAGTCACCTGTGATTTACCGTCCGGGCGCAGATATGAAATTGTATTGTCTTTTCGCACTTCTGTCAGGCGGCGTGAGATTTTGTGTGCCAGTGAAATCGGCAGCGGCATGAATTCCTTCGTCTCGTTTGTTGCATAACCGAACATTAAGCCCTGGTCACCTGCACCTGTAGAGACACCTTGTGATTCGCGTGTTTCAAATGCATTGTTTACACCGACAGCGATGTCTTCCGACTGCTCATCGATACCTGTTAATACTGACATTGTTTTAAAATCGTAACCGTACTTCGCATCGACATAGCCGATTTCCTTAACTGTTTCTCTGACAGTTTTCGGAATATCCACGTAAGTCTCCGTGCTGATTTCCCCGACGATCATCGCAAGGCCTGTGTTTACTACAGTTTCGCAGGCAACACGCGCGTACGGGTCACCTTCAAGTATTGCATCGAGAATTGCATCCGAAATCTGGTCTGCAATTTTATCCGGGTGTCCCTCTGTGACTGACTCCGATGTAAATAATTTACGTTCTGACATTTATAAAAATCTCCTTTTACAGCTCATTTAGCCATCTCTCAAAAGCAAAAAATAAAACCTTTTTCTCCATATTAAACAGAGAAAAAGGCTCGCCCTTTTCTCTTATCGGTCAGAATTACTCTGCATTCTTTAGCACCTTTCTTGAAAAGGAGGTTGCTCTGGCTTCACAGGGTTTGGATCCCTCCACCACCTCTTGATAAGAGATAACTTATATACATCTTACATTATTGTGAAATTCAAATCAAGATTAACCGGGAGTTTGTGCTGCGGTTTGGAACAGATGGAGATAATTTCTACAATATATAGAGTTTAATTCGTCTAAACTGCGTAATATTTTGTATTAAATAACGGCATTTAGTACCACATAAAATAAATATATTCTTACCATAATTATAAATCACCATAAACATATCTTATGTTAATAATTTGCAAAAATTAAAGCAAAATGTGTGAATGTTGTCCCTTTATCTGTGTAAACCTAAAAACTAATGTGTTATACTAATTTCTAAATAGTTCGTTAATGACAAATATCTTGGAGGCGAATCATGGTTAATCATAAGAGTTTAATCGAAGGTCTTGTTAACAAACCTTCTACACAGAAACAGTTATCAAATGCAGAACTGGTGGAAGCATCAATCCGTCGCGGTGAGGCCGTACTTACAAATACAGGAGCACTTCGCGCACAGACAGGCGAGTACACCGGACGCAGCCCGAAAGACCGTTTCATTGTAAAAGACAGCGTATCCGACAGCAAGATTGACTGGGGCGAAGTCAACCAGCCTATTTCACAGGAAATCTTCGATAACTTATTTGAGAAAGTTACTACATATTTAAATGACAAAGAGGAATTATTTGTCTTTAACGGCTATGCAGGCGCAGACCCGCATACACAGCTTCAGCTGCAGGTTGTCAATGAGTTCAGCTGGCACAACATGTTCGCAAAAACAATGTTCATCCGTCCTGAAACTAAAGAAGAAGCTGCAGGAATCGATCCTGAATTTACAATCGTATCAGCGCCTACATTTAAAGCTGATCCTGAAGTAGACGGTACAGGTTCAGAGGTATTTGTACTCGTTTCATTAGAAAAGAAAATCATCCTTATCGGCGGTACTGAGTACGGCGGAGAAATGAAGAAATCAATCTTCTCTATTATGAACTACCTGCTTCCTGAACAGGGCGTTATGAGCATGCACTGCAGTGCGAACGTCGGTGAAAACAAAGACGTTGCATTATTCTTCGGCTTATCAGGAACTGGTAAAACGACATTATCTGCAGACCCTGAACGCGATCTTATCGGTGACGATGAGCACGGATGGAACGACGACGGTGTATTCAACATCGAAGGCGGCTGCTACGCTAAGACAATTAATTTATCAAAAGAAAAAGAACCTGAAATCTTTGAAGCGATTAAGTTCGGTGCAGTACTTGAGAACGTTGTTATCGACGAAGAAGGAAATCCAGACTACGACGATGGTTCATTGACTGAAAACACACGTGCTGCATACCCGCTCGATCACATCGACAACGCACGTATTCCTTCAGTAGCAGGACATCCGAAGACAATCGTCTTCCTAACAGCAGACGCATTTGGAGTATTACCTCCAATCGCTAAATTATCAAAAGACCAGGCAATGTATCATTTCCTGAGCGGTTTCACTTCGAAACTTGCAGGAACTGAGCGCGGTGTTACTACACCACAGCCTGTATTCTCAACTTGCTTCGGTTCACCATTCTTACCGTTACACGCTACAGTGTACGCTAACATGCTTGGTGACTTAATCGACAAGCACGACGTTAACGTTTATCTTGTAAATACAGGATGGACAGGCGGAGAATACGGTGTTGGTAAACGTATGAACCTTGCACACACACGCTCAATGGTACGTCGTGCAATCAGCGGAGACCTTGAATTAGGTGAATTCGTTAAGGATGAAATGTTTGGTCTGTCAATCCCTACATCGGTAACAGGCGTTCCTTCAGAAATCCTTGCACCGATTAACACTTGGGAATCAACTGATGCTTATAACGAAAAAGCACAGGGACTTAAAGATAAGTTCATCGAAAACTTCAAGAAATTTGGACCGGAATCAGCGGAGATTGCTGAAAAAGGCGGATTCTAATAATAACTGTAAAAAGGTACCCCGGGATATTAAATATCCCGGGGTACCTTTTTGATTTGTTGTGACGATATCAATACAAATACAACTCCCCGGAACATTAAGTATGTTCCGGGGAGTTCCCACCTACTGACAGCCATTCTCTCTTACTTCATTATATAAATATACAATACAATCATCTTTCAGCAGCAGACTCTTATCGTCATCTGCAATGTCATCTATATCATCGACAAGCATCGGACCATGTGTTTCGTAATAGTGCTTCAGCTCATCCAGTCTTTCAATGTTACAGCAGAATGCTGCTTTACTGAATGTTTCTTCATCATCGTGAACGGTATATGTACCGACGAAATGCAGGTTGCCGACGAGTCCGCCGGTTTCTTCATACAATTCCCGTTGTGCTCCTTCGACAAGTGATTCTCCCTCATCTACTTTGCCTCCTGGAAATTCCACACCCCGTTCTTTATGTTTTGTCAGTAAAAACTGCCCGTTAAATTTAGGTATAATCAGAACATGTTTCGTATTCTCAACGTAACTGTTTTCCAATGTGACACGTCTGCCTTCAAAATCAGTAAATGTTTTCATAGTAATCCTCCCGGTTGCACTCATTCGGATATCAGCTTACAATAGTTGTATTAAATTTTAAAAGGTGATGCTGCAATGAAAAAAATATTGATCGGCTCCGTTCATTTCTATCAGAAATATATTTCGCCAATGTCACCGCCAACATGCCGTTTCTACCCAACATGTTCCAATTACGCGCTTGAAGCGCTTGCCGAACACGGGGCGGCCAAAGGCACTTTTATGGCCGCAAAACGTATTTCAAAATGCCATCCCTTCCACGAAGGCGGCTTTGACCCGGTTCCTGTAAACAAAAAGAAACAAATGAAACACCGCTGATGATATCTTTAGTTGTCCATACCTGTATTTAGCGGTCGAGAAACATTTTTCTGTTCCGGCTGCGTGATATTTTCCCGGTCGATGTCATAATAATTTTATCGACATAGTGAATTTCTTTCGGCAGTTTATATTTCGCCAGCTTTTCACTCAAATGATTTAACAGCAATGCCTCATCCACTGCTTCTTCAAGCAGCAGTACCGGCACACTGCCCCACTCATCATCGTCTTTTTTAATTACCACGCAGCGCTCCACTCCGCACAGCGAATATACCGCATCTTCAATCTCTTTCGGATAAATATTTTCACCGCCGCTGATTATCAAATCTGTCCTTCTGTCTAAAATATACAAATATCCGTCTTCATCTACAGCTGCAACGTCTCCGGTATTAAAGTATCCGTCTTCAAGTTTTAAATCGGCATTTAAATAATCACTGACCACGCTGTCGCCTCTGATCAGCAGTTCATCCGAACTTTCGTCTATTTTAATGTCATATCCGTTTACGTTACCGACAGCACCTGTCAGTATTTTCTCGTCTTTATATGAAATCTGGACGATCTGTGAACACGTTTCTGTCATGCCGAATGAATTATACACCGGCAGATTTTTGTCCATTGCTTTTTTTAACAGTGACGGCGTCGTGCTCGCCCCGCCAAGCAGCAGCCCTTTCAGATGATGACTGCCTGCTGTTTTCATTAAACGGTTCAGCATTACCGGGACCATGCTCGTGTGACTGACTTTGTCCCTGTCCAGTATTTCCCATACACGTTTCTCGTCGAACTTATTTTCAACTATCAGTGTACAGCCAGTGATGACTGCTCTGAACAATATCGACAATCCGGAAATATGGAAAATCGGATTGACCATCAGCCATGTGCTCTCACTGTCGTACTCAAAATGTTTTTGGCAGTTGTGATGTGATGCAAAGTGATTTTTATATGTCTGAGGCACGGCTTTTGCCCGCCCCGTCGTTCCGGACGTAAACATAATCGATAAAATATCATCCGGCTGCGGCTGATTGACGATAAAAGTCTGTGTCTCAAGCTCAAATAAATCATCGTACTGAATCACGTCAACACCCGGGATTTCCACCGGTCGTGTCGCAATCACCGTCGATACTGACACATCATCCAGCTGACTCTCAAGTTCAGCAGGTGTTAAACGCGTGTTCAGCATAACCATTTCCACACCCAGCATCATCAGTCCGTGGATCAGTTTTACCGATTCCATCGAGTTGTCGATATACAGGCCGACACGTTTTAATTTAAGCGCCTGCAAATGCGTGCCGAGTGAATGGGCATGCATGTAAAGCATCTGATACGTCAGAGATTCATTATTATACTTCACAGCAATGTTATCAGGATAAGTGAAACTTGCTGTTTCAAGCCATTTGTAAGACATTCGCTTCACCTCAAAAACACCCATCATAGACGGGTGTTATATTTTAAAAATATGAAATTTACGGGAATTTAGGGAACTGATCGAAGTTCGGCTCACGTTTTTCTTTAAACGCATCACGGCCTTCTTTCGCTTCGTCCGTCGTGTAATAAAGTAATGTAGCGTCTCCTGCAAGCTGCTGAAGTCCTGCTAATCCGTCAGTGTCCGCATTCATTGATGCTTTAAGGAAACGAAGTGCAGTTGGAGAGTGTTTCATAATATCCTCACACCACTCAACAGTTTCGTCTTCGAGACGTTCTAAAGGTACAACCGTGTTTACGAGACCCATGTCCAGCGCTTCCTGTGCGTCATACTGACGGCATAAGTACCAGATTTCACGCGCTTTTTTATGACCGATAATACGTGCCAGGTAGCCTGAACCGTATCCTGCGTCAAATGAACCGACTCTTGGTCCAGTCTGACCGAAGCGTGCATTTTCAGCAGCGATTGTTAAGTCACATACTACGTGAAGCACGTGTCCGCCGCCGATAGCATAACCTGCGACCATTGCGATAACCGGCTTAGGAATTACACGGATTAGGCGCTGTAAATCAAGAACGTTAAGACGCGGTACTTCATCTGTACCGATATATCCGCCGTGACCGCGTTTCTTCTGGTCTCCGCCAGAACAGAACGCAAGATCCCCTTCACCAGTTAAAATAATTACTGATACACGCTGATCGTCGCGTGCGCGTGAAAATGCATCGATCATTTCAGCAACAGTATCCGGTGTAAATGCGTTGCGCACTTCCGGACGGTTGATTGTTACTTTAGCGATACCGTTATAAAATTCATATTTAATCTCTTTGTATTCTTTAATTGTTTCCCAAACTCTTGTCATGAGTTATCCTCCTCCAGGTACTTTCGTACTGTGTTTATGTACACTTCAAAATTCTCAAGATGAATATTGTGACCACAATTTTCAACTATATCCAGTTTAGCACTTTTCAGCTGTTCTGACATGGATTCTGCAATGGCAATGAATTTACTGTCTACACTGCCGGTAATCAGGTAAAAATCATTATTAAGACTGCTTAAAACATCCCAGTATGACGGCTGAACACCGGTACCGTATTTTAAAAGACTGTCCGCCGCTTCTTTAGGAATCTGCTGAAGCCGTTCAGCTCTCTGGGCATCAAGCACCGGCTGACTCAGACGCTGCTGTGTGTGAAACAAAGGCATGTCCTGCCAGAATGCGAGAAATTTATCGTAATCATTCACGATGAATTCACTCCGCTCTGTGTCGACAGTCAGCCTGTCAGCACGCTTTTGCTCACCGGGGATACCCGGTGACGCACTCTCCAGAATACATTTACCGATACGCTCCGTAAACTCAGCCGTTAACGCCAGTGCTGTACGTCCGCCCATCGAGTAGCCGAGCACATCAAACGTTTTGATACCGTGCCTGTCTGCAACAGATACGAGTCCTGCTGCAACATCCTTCATGCCGTACTGCTGTGCTGTACTGTTCGTTCCGCCGAATCCCGGCAGATCGACCAAAATGATGTTCCGTAAATCGCTTAAACCTGCTGCAATATCTCTCATGCTTTCTTTAGACGATAAAAACCCGTGCAGCAGCATAATCGTGCTGTCCTGATTGTTATCGATCAGCTCATAATTAAAATTCAGCATTGTCCACCAGCTTTTTCAGCTGACTTTTCAGTGCATTATGGCTGTTCAGATTATGTTCTCTGTCCGTCGTAATTTCAATCATCTGACGGCCCGGTTGATTCAGCATTTCTGACGTCAGTTTTTCTGCACTGTCGATATGAACATAGTCATAATCGTATAATTTCGCAGCATGTTCGAAATCCAGATCAAGCGGTGTGCCGAACAGTCTTTCGAAATGCGCTTTATGTGCATACTGCGGCAGATAACTGAAAATGTTGCCGCCGTTGTTATTGAATACGATAATCGTAAAGTCGATGTTTTCAAGCTTTGCCATCAGCAGACTGTTAATGTCATGGTTCATCGACACGTCACCGATCAGCATCGTCACCTGTTCTTTCGTGCCGATTCCAAGTGCACTTGAAATCACACCGTCGATACCGTTGGCACCGCGGTTTGCAAACACATCATGAATGACACGGGTATCGTAACGTTCAAAATCTCTGATCGGCATACTGCTCGACAGGAAGAACGTACGCGCTTCGCCGGTACCCTGAATAATATCGTAAACGTACCTGCCTTCGTCATCGTACTGATCAATATGCTCATCGATATAATTGTGAATGTCCTGTGATAACGCAGTAAAGCGTGTCTTTACACTGCTGTCGAACGAATCGCTTATAAGTCGTGGCAGTATTTCGTTAATCGTTCCGGCATACGTCTCATCCGGTGTTACCGGGAACGGTTTAATATCCTGAAACTCACTGATTAAGTACTGCGGCACTGATGTGCGTTTTAAAAACGCATTCGTCTGTTTGGATGTCACAGGTTCACCGATACGGATAATATAATCGATATTTCCATCGATATAATCGTAATGGCTGTCACTGAAATTCGAGAACATCATATCGTGGTTCACAATCGCACCTTTAACATCTGTTCTGATGTTCTGGCGCGGATCGCATACTGTAATAATATTCCCCTGCTCCAGTACCGGTTTTAGCGGTGACAGGTCTTCTGCTGTCTCCCCGATAATTACGAGCCCCGTACCTGTTAATTTTTTTATGTTCCCAGGAATTGTTAATGCCGGAACGATGGATTTCTGAGTACGCTTAAATAAATCCAGACGGTCAATATCCGGCATAATCGGTTCACGGACCGGAATATTAAAATGCACCGGTCCCATATTAACCCCGTGGAAGTACTGGCTCGCCTGCAGCACTTTATCGTTGATTAACGATTCCGCACTGTCGTGATTATCCGCGATCGGCAGTTCTGTCTGATAGCGGACGAAATTGTTGTACATATTATTTTGTTCAATCGCCTGCGGCGCACCCACATTTTTAAGTTCGTGCGGGCGGTCCGACGTCAGAACGATCAGCGGCAGATGACTTAATCCCGCTTCACTGACTGCCGGCGTATAGTTCGCCGCTGCTGTACCCGATGTACATAATATGCCTACCGGCTGACGTCTTTTTTTAGTCAGTCCGACGGCAAAGTACCCGGCACCGCGTTCGTCAGGATGAATGTAAGTCTTAATACCCTCGTGCAGCTCAGCCGCAATAGCAAGCGGTGTGGAGCGTGATCCCGGACTGATGACCAGTTCATTCATGCCGTACTCGTACAGTGCATCTATAATACTAAACGTTTGTACCGTTAGTGCTTCCGTGTAGTTCATTAGTAGTCGCCTCCAAGACGTTCAACATCGGTGTGAATTTGACTTCCGTTTCTAAAAATTCAGCTTCCGGATCCGATCCCTTAACGATGCCGCAGCCGGCAAACAGTGTTGCACTTCGTGCAGAAATCAGCATCGAACGGAGTCCGACGGCAAATTCACAATCCTTGTCTTCATGAATCACGCCAAGCGGCGCTGCGTACAGTCCTCTTGTACCGTATTCATGTTCTTTAATATAATCTTTTGCCAGATTTTTCGGCAGTCCGCCTACTGCAGGTGTCGGGTGAATCTGTTTTAAAATTTTAAACTCATCCGCATCTTTTTTCAGCATTGCCTGAATAGGCGTAAATAAATGATAAATATATTTATTTTCCATAAGGAGCGGATTCTTTTTATAGTTCAGCCCTTCTGAAAACGGCGCGAGATCGCTGACAATCGATTCTCTGACCACGCGGTGTTCAAACAGATTTTTGTCATCGTTTAACAGGAAATCTTTCTGCACCGTGTTTTCCTGATTGTCTTCAACACGCTGAATTGAACCTGCAATAGCATTCGTTGTCAGTTCTTCACCGCTGATGGAAAACAGCTTCTCAGGAGTTTTCGAAACGAACGTCGACTTCCCTTTTTCAAAATAAATCGTATACGTATCCGCTTCATCTTTCAGGCGCCTGATCAGATACAGACGTTTCGCTTTCGATTCGAACGTAATCAGTTTCTGGCGTGCAAGAACAACTTTTTTAAATTCGTCGTTTAAATTATTTACTGCTTCTTCAACGAGCAGCTTCCATTCATTGGGGAAAATATCACGCTTGCTTTTCACAACCGGTTTTTCCTTCTCACTGATTTCAGCATTTTCTATAGCCGTCAGCACTTCATCTACTTCATCGAGCAGTCCGTCCATATTTAATTCAGATTTGTCCCTCGTTAAAAACAGCTCACGGTTGTTAAGATCAAACTGCCATTCAGGCAGATGGAATTCGACCATTTTAAAGTCGTTCCATTCATCCGTCGTATCTTTATCATCGAATAAAGTCCCGCCAAATAAGCTCAGTTTAGATTTTAAATCTTCACCGAGCTTTTCCTGCTGGATTTTTTCAAAAAGCACTCTCTTGCTTTCTGCAACAGCATCCGGCTGGAACTTGTCCCGCCATATACTTTCGATGTAATGAATGCCGATTACATTATAGGCATTGTCTTTTGACTTGAACCAATAGCGTGAGCCCTTTGATTCGTTAAAATATGTAAATATTTTTTCTTCGTCAATATTATACTCATCCATAGGAATATGCAGCGTAAGATATTGCCTGTCGGAATCCAGACTGATACTCTCTATAAACGTTCGAGACGATTGTAATTTCATGAGTCACACTACTTTCATCATAATTAGCTTTATTTTATCATTTTTTAACTACTGTGTGTATGGACAACTCTTAAATATGATAAAATTATAGCCATCATGTTTTAAAGGAGAAAGTC from Jeotgalicoccus saudimassiliensis includes the following:
- a CDS encoding NAD-dependent succinate-semialdehyde dehydrogenase, whose product is MSEEIIVMNPATQEEAGRVKKDSKETIEDKINTAHEKFQSFRKMNAQDRSDLLFKWAEKIEENKQEIAELVTLEGGKPLAEAMGEVDYANSYIKYYAEEAKRIYGRTVPANNDETRVVVTRHPIGVVAAITPWNFPVAMMARKAAPAVAAGNTFIVKPASATPMSAAKFIDLAVEAGFDEGIIQYVNASGREAGEVFTQSDKIMKLTFTGSTEVGKQLMSDATVTVKNVTMELGGHAPLIVHSDADIDKAVEGALASKFRNSGQTCVCANRFYVHEDVLDEFTEKFTAEVKKLKVGNGMDDGVKIGPLIDEDGYDKVMKHIEDAVEKGGKITTGGEGDKSDGYFVEPTVITGVTDDMICMSEETFGPLAPIQSYSNLDEAIKKANGTEYGLAAYYFTESYKTGIRLTEELDFGVLGWNNGAPSAANIPFGGMKESGIGREGAPEGLEPYTETKVTSIKI
- a CDS encoding nuclease-related domain-containing protein, whose translation is MNTDIFTDPIFIAVAAVLLIIVIWFLVYYFKHRNEVKTVEQTYSKEKESLVEKYESEQEEERLEHKKEMSTLNEKYHNDTTLLDNKLSSLHQFTVDKGEYLTDLSLIQLKDKLVKDEKIRETDMIILSNIYLPSRNYTNTRKIDHLVLTRTGIYMIDSKYWSGHILHGINENQFESVPYVESFFDLLELDKQKEQTLIFEKADSENVSVNHYNGIIDETKVTAEKLKNKFKLQYDIVPIIYFNPKDNGNYSITNYSEDPSIRVLVGQEDLEAFFLKYVFHGRFQYTVKDLDEIANALIDQSL
- the metK gene encoding methionine adenosyltransferase, producing MSERKLFTSESVTEGHPDKIADQISDAILDAILEGDPYARVACETVVNTGLAMIVGEISTETYVDIPKTVRETVKEIGYVDAKYGYDFKTMSVLTGIDEQSEDIAVGVNNAFETRESQGVSTGAGDQGLMFGYATNETKEFMPLPISLAHKISRRLTEVRKDNTISYLRPDGKSQVTVEYGEDGKPKRVDTIVISTQHHENIPATQIYDDLLKYVVQEVVPAELLDEETKYFINPTGRFVIGGPQGDAGLTGRKIIVDTYGGYARHGGGAFSGKDPTKVDRSAAYAARYIAKNIVASGIAEKCEIQLAYAIGVSQPVSIAVDTFETGKYDEAKITEVIRELFNLSPDGIIDMLNLRRPIYKQTASYGHFGRTDIDLPWERLDKVDALKDLLRNS
- the pckA gene encoding phosphoenolpyruvate carboxykinase (ATP); the encoded protein is MVNHKSLIEGLVNKPSTQKQLSNAELVEASIRRGEAVLTNTGALRAQTGEYTGRSPKDRFIVKDSVSDSKIDWGEVNQPISQEIFDNLFEKVTTYLNDKEELFVFNGYAGADPHTQLQLQVVNEFSWHNMFAKTMFIRPETKEEAAGIDPEFTIVSAPTFKADPEVDGTGSEVFVLVSLEKKIILIGGTEYGGEMKKSIFSIMNYLLPEQGVMSMHCSANVGENKDVALFFGLSGTGKTTLSADPERDLIGDDEHGWNDDGVFNIEGGCYAKTINLSKEKEPEIFEAIKFGAVLENVVIDEEGNPDYDDGSLTENTRAAYPLDHIDNARIPSVAGHPKTIVFLTADAFGVLPPIAKLSKDQAMYHFLSGFTSKLAGTERGVTTPQPVFSTCFGSPFLPLHATVYANMLGDLIDKHDVNVYLVNTGWTGGEYGVGKRMNLAHTRSMVRRAISGDLELGEFVKDEMFGLSIPTSVTGVPSEILAPINTWESTDAYNEKAQGLKDKFIENFKKFGPESAEIAEKGGF
- the ytkD gene encoding RNA deprotection pyrophosphohydrolase, with protein sequence MKTFTDFEGRRVTLENSYVENTKHVLIIPKFNGQFLLTKHKERGVEFPGGKVDEGESLVEGAQRELYEETGGLVGNLHFVGTYTVHDDEETFSKAAFCCNIERLDELKHYYETHGPMLVDDIDDIADDDKSLLLKDDCIVYLYNEVRENGCQ
- the yidD gene encoding membrane protein insertion efficiency factor YidD produces the protein MKKILIGSVHFYQKYISPMSPPTCRFYPTCSNYALEALAEHGAAKGTFMAAKRISKCHPFHEGGFDPVPVNKKKQMKHR
- the menE gene encoding o-succinylbenzoate--CoA ligase codes for the protein MSYKWLETASFTYPDNIAVKYNNESLTYQMLYMHAHSLGTHLQALKLKRVGLYIDNSMESVKLIHGLMMLGVEMVMLNTRLTPAELESQLDDVSVSTVIATRPVEIPGVDVIQYDDLFELETQTFIVNQPQPDDILSIMFTSGTTGRAKAVPQTYKNHFASHHNCQKHFEYDSESTWLMVNPIFHISGLSILFRAVITGCTLIVENKFDEKRVWEILDRDKVSHTSMVPVMLNRLMKTAGSHHLKGLLLGGASTTPSLLKKAMDKNLPVYNSFGMTETCSQIVQISYKDEKILTGAVGNVNGYDIKIDESSDELLIRGDSVVSDYLNADLKLEDGYFNTGDVAAVDEDGYLYILDRRTDLIISGGENIYPKEIEDAVYSLCGVERCVVIKKDDDEWGSVPVLLLEEAVDEALLLNHLSEKLAKYKLPKEIHYVDKIIMTSTGKISRSRNRKMFLDR